The genomic interval gatgaggggagtcctgatagaaatgtataagattatgagaggcagagataggacagacagtcagagtctttttcccaaggtagaaatgtcaaagactagaggacatagatttattgGTGGAAAGGGCAAGGGTTTTATTACACAGAGGATGGCGGGTGCCTGAATATGCTGCGTAGGCTGGTGATGGAGTCAGTGAagattgtggtgtttaagaggcttttgcctACGTACTGGAATACGCACagaatggagagatgtggatcacgtgcaggcagatgagaatagtttagcttggcatcatgttcagcgtggatattgtgggctgaagggcctgttcctgtgctgtgctgttctatattctatgttgtatgaaagggtggtggccaagtcagtctGAATGACCCACAcgtagtttaaggtgagagggacatatgacaataaaacattcttgactctcttgCTCCCCCCAGTTTTAGATTGGGAAAAAGGTTGTGACCATATGacttataacaccatttaaaagatatttggacagatacatggataggaaaggtttagagagatatggaccaaacgctggtaggtgagactagtgtagatgaggtatGTTGGTcggaatggacaagttgggctgagtggcctgtttccgcactgtatggctAAACTATGACTTTATCTACGCCCCTCatgatttaaaaaacctctaataAGATCAACCTTCAAATACCTTTGCTGCTTCAAGGATATCCTCCCTCCTTCCTTGCAGTAATGAGCTCTTTAAATTAAAATTCCAACATTAATATCTTGAAGGATTTTGAGGCAGAGCCTTTATTAGCTCAGAGACCAAAATGACTGTCCTCCAATATCAAAGCATGAAACCAACACTGTCTCTAACTAAGTTATCCTTGTAATCATATAAACATCACATGGATAATGACACCTACGTAATTCACTGAATAAAAGCCAGGAGGAAATAGTCATCTTGAACAATTACACTCACTGAGATAAATTCAGAAGAAAGCACTGCACAGACTGCTTCATAAAATGACCTGTGCAACTACCTgggaggcacggtggctcagcactagagttgctgccttacagcaccagagacccgggttcaatcctgactatgggtgctgtctgtacgtagtttgtacgttccccccgcgacctgtgtgggttttctccgggtgctccggttatctcccacactccaaagatgtacacgtttgtaggttaattggctttggtgcaattgtaaattgtccctagtgtgttgttgTGTAGGTCGGTGCGagatcagtgggccgaatggccttgttccgtgccgtatctctaaactaaactaaacagaactatcCTGATTGATAAATCTAAAATGAAGCGCAGAGACCGCCAGAAATGTCGGCAGGTCAGGCGGTGTCCGTGGAGGGAGAAACACaacttatgggtctgtcccacttaggcgatttttcagcggattgccggcgactgtcaagttgccggcagtcgcctgataaaccgggaactggaacggcgactgtcagagtggaacacacacacacacacacaaacacatcgcaaagacgggaTCCACCAcaagcgggggggagcgctgtctgaaattcacacggtgcaaagccaaggtaacacagacacacaccgcgatgaacaggaaggttaagatggctagcacagtgtacggtaagtcctttaaaagagggggcgagggggcgagggggcgagggggggggagaagagagggggggagaagagaaggggggagaagagaaggggggagaagagaaggggggagaagagaaggggggagaagagaaggggggagaagagaaggggggagaagagaaggggggagaagagaaggggggagaagagaaggggggagaagagaaggggggagaagagaaggggggagaagagaaggggggagaagagaaggggggagaaggagtggagacttttaaaaagccagacaactttgaataagccagagatacacagctgtggtttggcgggcatttaacattaccagtcggttccccttggttctgaaaactcgtgcttacgtttttttccccaatgagccaatgaaaatgtccAGTCAGCAAAAGAGATTAATTAAAACTCCCTACGACTATCTCgattacccataactacatggcgaccccactacaactgcacctacgaccacaggattatcgattttctccatggcaaccaatttttggtcgcagaaaattgttcaacatgttgaaaaatttgcggcgaccatactgaggccgcgactggttcccagaatgcgggagctCCTCGCGacaatgaaggagactcaccagagaccaccagcgaacatgtggcgaccatgtggcgatcatgtggcgagcgcagagtcccctgcactcgcctaagtgggacaggcccttaacacttcaGCTCAGATGCCTATAGCTGTTCAGATGAATCACCATTGACCTGAAGCATGAATGGCTGTAAACCGCCTAGGACCACAAGGAGGTGTGTACAGTACatggtacgcttgccttcattggtctggCCATTGAGTGtaggaatcaggaagtcatgttgcagctttataacactccatccagggatcccaaCAGTCCTTGCAGGtaaggcagagattcacctgcacctcctccagcctcatctactgtatccagtgCTCccggtgtgggctcctatatatcagcaacaccaagcatagacttggtgATCATTTTGCTAAACACATATACGCTCAGTCCGCCATGACCtaagcgatctcccggttgccaggaattttagctccccctcccattcccacaatgtcctttcagtcctgggcctcctccactgtcagagtggggccacatgcaaattggaggaacagcacctcacatcacgcttgggcagcttacaacccagcggtataaacattgatttctctaatttcaagtgacTCCTGCACTCCCTGTCCTCCCctcgtccccccctccctccccctccctcctcatccctcccccaccctagtcatcctaccagttccactgtttgcatccttgtatcggacaggtacttggacaggtacatggataggagggatATGAGTCAAACGGGAAAATGTGACTAACAAACTGGGGCATCTTGATTGACACGGACGAGTTAGGCTGAAGGTTCTGTAttcttgctgtatgactatgactatctaTGCCCCttgggtggcagggtggcacagctggtagagctgctgcctctcagcgccagagacccgggtttgatcaatgctggagtaactcaactgatcaggcagcatctctggagaaacggaataggtgacatttagtgtcggaacccttcgtcagactggacctgaaacgtcacccataccttttctccggagatgttgctcaatccgctgagttactccagcattttgtgtctaccttcgttataaactagcatctgcagttctttccttaacatcctgatgaatctcctctACACCCTCAACCCCTGTAATCACACAAGGATGCACGTCATAGCATTCACACAGCGGAATACAAGCTCTCCTTTGCAACACTGACACATTAAGTATGATATTCAAAAGATCAATTCAAAGCTGATTCAATTTTAATTCGCAAGCCGTTTTTATAAATGTAATCAATGAGCTTTCTCATACTTGACATACAAGGCTGCctctgagaaaacatttttcagcaAACAATTAAATGTGTGGGAGAGGACTTCACCTTCTGTCTAGTGTCCTGTTCTTATCATCTCAATCACCCAATATCTCAATGTGGTACAAGAACAGTGTCCATTGCTCCCAGATAGCAAAAGATTAAAGAATTATCCcatcccggtcattcctccttctcccctctcccctgcagCCGAAACTTGGAAGTGCACACTACcagactgaggaacagcttcttcccctctggtatcaggcttctgaaccgtCCTTCCGTAAGTAGGgccctgtccgattcacctctacccaattgtggacattggactttgtctctggaactgatgcactacaatgcagaaaactatattctgcactctgtatcttcccgtaTGATCTACTTTCGTTTTTTACAGTTTAaatatacaacacggaaacaggctctttggcccatcgagtccatgccggccagcaatcaccccgtacattagcagtatcctatacaccaggcacaatttacagttttactgaagccatttaacctacaaacctgtaagtcgttCGAGTGTTggtggaacccggagcacccggagcaaacccacgtggtcacagggagaacgtacaaactccgtatagacagcactcgaggtcatgatcgatcccgggtctttggcgctggaaggcagctgctctaccgctgtgccactgtgctgcccaaacacTGTaccctatctattgtacttgagtttgacttggttgtatCTATGTGTGGTGTATCtaatctgactggatagcaagcaaaacaaagccattcagtgtacctcagtacaggtgacaacagTAAACCGAAACCTAAACCTTAACACAAACTTTAATAATACTAACACAAATAATAATACCAATACAACatataaaagatatttggacaggtacatggataggaaaggtttagaggaatatgggccaaatgtgggcaactgggaccagtgtagatggggcatcttggtcagcatggacgtgtaggaccgaaaggcctgtttctaaacCTCAAAAATGGCAAGAAGAGGTAGATGAGGCATGACCTAGTTATGAGGTTGGGATTGCGGGCAGGTCTGGGATAGGTTGCTGGCAGAATTGTTCCATGGGACATTGGGAGGAGTTAGCGATTTGTGGcgggagtggtgcagcagtagagttgctgccaatcAGCGCAAGAgatgcgggtttgatcctgactataggtgctgtccgtacggattttgtacgttctccgtagaTAGGACATTTTGGTGAACTTTTGTGCACTGccaaggtgaggtctgctgtatgattttacaggGATGTATGCAAAGCAGTGTGCTTCCCTGaacctaggtacatgtggcatCAAGCTTTTGTTTCTCTCCACAGACTGCCCCGGGATGTGGGACAACATAACCTGCTGGCCGAACGCGGATTACGGAGACGTCATTTCCGTCACCTGCCCGGGAATCTTCATGATGATTAACACCATTGATGGTAACACCAATGACCAAGTGTGGTTGATGCCTCACTAGATGCCCACTAAATGCCCACTAAATGCCCACTAGATGCCCACCAGATGCCCACCAGATGCCCAttagatatttctaaggcagagattgacagattcttgagcaGTACcggtgtccaatgaggtagatggtaactgaggactactctctagttgttggtaggatggttcagttgcctgatcatggCTGGGATGATActgcctctgaatctggaggtgtgcgatttcacgcttctgttcctcttgccttaatggagaggggagaggagggagtgactggtggtgagaccggtccttgattatactggtggccttgctgaggcagtgtgtgaagtgtaaatggaggcagtggaagggagattgggttgtgtgatggtctgggcagtgtccacaattcgctgcaatttcttacggtcttcagatggacatgggccaaacacaggcatgaATTGGATGGATGGAGCAATCTCGTTGGTTGCTGCCTCTCCAGCAACAGGTAAACAACTTGTAAGTGGGTGTAGTTTAAATATATTGTATATATTAGACTATATTATTAAATGTAGGCCTACATACTCGTATGGTTTAATTGTATCATAAGAGAGCAGTTAAGGGAGTATAATAATAGGTTGTATAATAGGAGTATAATAATAGGAGTATAAGAACGGCAATAaaacaaagagggaccattgggactaTAATCAATACTGTGTAACTGTGTCAGCGTTccatacgtggcgactctttgcataccctgTGTATGGTATACAAAACAccaaatttcactgtgacatgtcacatgtgataacaagtcaagtcaattcaagtgagtttattgtcatgtgtccctgtataggacaatgaaattcttgctttgcttaagcacaataGAAaacaaagtatcaatcaatcaatcaatcaatcaattgctCCTCGTGCTTTACTGAAAGGGATTGTGTTGCCATCTCTTCAGCTTTAGGCATCATCTACAGGAACTGTACCTACGAGGGCTGGTCAGAAACATTCCCCCATTACTACGACGCGTGTGGTGTCGATGAAAATATCACAGAGTTTGAAGATCAGGTAAATCTGTTCATTACGGTAATGTTTGTGTTGTGCCCTTTTTTTCTGCCCATAGAACCTATTCACCATTCTCTTCCGGTCACTGTTACATAtacatggcggcacagtggcgcagcaggtagagctgctacctcacgacGCCGGAGACCCGTTttcggtcctgacctcgggtgctgtctgtgtgtggatatAACTACGAATGGTATTGGATACAATggagcagcaggtagagctgctgcctcacagcgccagagacccgggttcgatcctgacctcgggtgccgtctttgcgtggagtttgcacgttctctccgtgaccgtgtgggtttcctccgggtgctccggtttcctcccacactccaaagacgcgcggaGATAGAAaaatccagcacaggaacaggccctttgtcccataaCATGGTGTTAAATtacaccaatctcctctgcctacacgtgatccatttccctccattccctgcatatccacatgcccatttaaaagcttcttaaatgccactatcgtatctgccttcaccaccacccctggcagcacgttccaggcacccaccaccctttgtgtaaaataacttgccccacacatataatttatactttacccctttcatcttaaatatatgccctctagtcattgccatttcaccctggggaaaaggttctgactgtccaccctatctatgtttGGAATATTTTCTTATACTtctatgaggtctcccctcaaccaccaCTTTCCAGAAAAAGACAATcccaagtttgtctaacctcccCTTTGGAAGATTTATGTGGATGTTGCCAGCggttgaggacctgagctatagggagaggttgggcaggcaaggacttcACTGCTTGGAGCCAGGAGGCTgtcaggtgatcttatagatgtgtataagatcgtgagggaaaTAGATATGTGAACGTACAGAGTCATTTACCcgaggtaagggaatcaagaaccagagggcatacagtaggtttaagatgagatttaataggaacacaaGGGGAACGTTTTTCACTCAGTgtgaatatatggaacgagctgccagaggagatagttgaagcaggtactaataacaacatttgagagacatttggacagttacatggataggaaaggtttaaagcttcagagatacagtgcagaaacaggccctttggcccaccaagtccacgctgaccagtgaacaccctgtacactagcactatcctttcacactagggtcaatttacagaaggcaattaacctacaaacctgtacgctttttggagtgtgggaggaaaccagcgcccacgcggtcacagggataacgtacaaactccgtacagacaggaccggtggtcaggatggaacccgggtctttggcgctgtaatgcccctgtcccacttaggaaacctgaatggaaacctctggagactttgcgccccacccaaggtttccgtgcggttgccggaggttgcaggtggttgccggaggttgcatgtagtggaagcaggtagggagactgacaaaaacctccgggaaccacatggaaaccttgggtggggcgcaaagtctccagaggtttccattcaggtttcctaagtgggataggggcattacggcagcaactctaccgctgcgccaccgtgcctccctccctttaggatatgggccaaaagaggGCAGGTGGCACTATTGTAGCTGGGggaatcttggtcggcacgggcaagctgggccgaagggcctgtttcagtgcagtatgactctatgagtctaaatgttgtgattgtatctgcctccaccacctcctccggcagatcGTTCCAGATAGTCACCTGCTTCACTgctgcatggataggaaatgttaagagggatatgggacacacaggaccagcttagatggggcatcttgtacgagttgggccgatgggcttgtttccatgacgtttgactgtgtgtgtgaaaatcccctcaaatatctttcaaattccacccctcccaccttaaaccagTGCACTCGAGTTCTAGGTTTGAGATTCGGGTTTTCCCTGGCAGACGTTTTTTGAATAAAAACAGGCAGATGGAGCAAAACCCTCCCcagtcctccccccctcccccccacccaactccccccccccctccccccaccccccactgccccccccccccccccgccccacaccgCCCACTCCCCCATGCTGGACTACAGATCAGACGACCAACCAGCCCAGTTTGTGTTGCATCTGAACAGCGGCCCCATCTATTCTTCATTCCACACACATGAAGCTGGAGAACATCCAAGGCTGCTGTCAGTTCTTTGTTCCAATCAGGAGCCTCACGATATCAAAGATGACAACATCACTGCACAATTAAATGTGTTTGGATCTAAACTTACTTTAACTCCTTATCAAATCTTCCCCCTCCTTTTCGCTCCATCTGCCTGCTTTTATTCCAGAAACGTATTCCAAGTCCAAAATCTTCCCCATGGTAATCTCACCACCATTGTCGACATCAGTCATATTTATACTTGTATTCGTGGAACATTGagtagtacagcacagggacatgttcttcggcccacaatgtctgtgctgatcgTGAACatgaggcaaatgggactggcttagatggggcatcttggtctttagactttagagatacagtgcagaaacaggcccttcagcccactgaatccatgccgtcCCGCGACCCCCGTAcacaagcattatcctacacactggggacaagttacaatctttaccgaagctaatttacctacaaacctgcacatctttggagtgtgagaggaaaacaggcgcacccggagaaaacacatatggccgacgggagaacgtacaaactccgtacagacagcacccaaggtcaggattgaacctgggtctctggcactgtaaggcagcaactctaccactgcgccaccatgctgccctctgaagaagggtgccaacccaaaacgtcacctatcggtgtcctccagagatgctgcctgacccactgagttactccactccactgacccactgagttactccactccactgacccactgagttactccactccactgacccactgagttactccactccactgacccactgagttactccactccactgacccactgagttactccactccactgacccactgagttactccactccactgacccactgagttactccactccactgacctactgagttactccagcactttgtgtctgtctgatCTCTTGCAGGATCCATACTATGTGTCCGTCAAGGCTCTCTACACGGTCGGCTACAGCACCTCTCTGGTTTCCTTGGTGATCGCCATGATTATACTCTGCCGGTTTAGGTAAGGTCTTTCTCTAATACCTTTCcagccccctcctcccttccaatCCTCCACATCGGCAAGTTGACGATGACCCTTTCACTACCATCCTAACCCTAATCCCATTTGGCACAGACGACGATCACAATATTAACACAATTGTGATAGAAACATGGCGTTGTAGAAACACCATCCATTTCCCAGCactcttggttccagagccttgcccgaTTATCTGTTTCGCCGGGCCAACGGAGGTCACAGCCTCgcgggggaatgggggagggggcgaAATACTGGCCCGTCAAGTTGGCcgtggaagtcggctatgggaacggatctgccgggccGGAGTCCCTGAATCCCAAGATACAGGGGGGGCAAATTCCCCCCACCGATCGgctgcggaagtcccgatgaggttgagagTGACTGCCTTACCCGGCCTCTGCCCCATATTTTTGGGTGGACTTCCAGGGGGGATTTCAAGTACACGcccgtaattttgtccggattaaaggaggtcccGGACTAGCAGTTGCCCGAAAATCAGTGGTGCACCTGTACAACAGGGATTACTACCGTTAACTATATGTTTTCCTTTTGTAGGAAGCTGCATTGTACCCGGAACTACATCCACATGAACCTGTTTGTCTCCTTCATCCTGCGCGCCATATCCGTCTTCATCAAGGACGCCATTTTGTACGCGGAAGACGAGGTCTACCATTGCTCCATCAGCTCGGTGAGAATACAGGGGGcggaagggggaaggaggggatgaACCTGAATGGGTGGTGGAGGGTCTGGAGATTGAGCTCGGTTGACTAAAGTGGCCTCCCAGCTagacagggtgatgaagaaggtTTTTGGCATGCCGGCCTTCATCAGTCCTTCGAGTATAGAAAATGGGACATCACGTCACagatgtacaagacgttggtaagTCCGCACTTGGAGTGCTGTGTTCTGTTTTGTTCGCCTGccataggaaggatatcattaaggtgtgcagagaagattcaccaggatgttgccaagactcaagggactgaactatagggagaaatCGGGCAGATTagagctttattccttggagcgcaggaggatgaggggtgatcttattgaggtgtataaaagtaTTAGGGGCGATcttattgaggggtgatcttataaacgtCATAAAAtcttgagggttgatcttatcgtTCTGTACGaaatcttgaattgaattgaatacaggtccccggagatgatggttcccaggaacttaattgactccacagatgtgactgtagtattgttgatggtgaggggggtgaggggagggggagctctccttaagtctacaatcaattccactgtcttaaaagCATTGAgccctaggttgttgcgatggcaccaggacgccagctgtgtcacttcctgtctgttggcagattcctccccatcctggatcagtccaatcagggttgtgtcatccgcaaacttgagaaacttgacagaggagtcagtggaggtgcagtcgttggtgtagagagcgtagaggagaggagagagtacgcatcttgcggtgctcctatgcttagtgtttgcgggtccgagatgtgctttcccagcctcacatgctgcttcctgtctgtcaggaagttggtgatccactgacagaggggttcaggcacagtcaactcggaaagtttggagtgtagtagctctggcacaatgttgttgaatgcagaactaaaatcaacaaacaggatcctcgaataggtcccctggtggtctaggtgctgtaggatgaagtgcaggcccaggttgactgcatcatccacagatctatttgtGGGTGGGGaaaggtccagtctttgcaggggCCATCTTATCGAGCCGTAtgtaaactgcagggggtccagcagggggtttgtgatatttttcagttggaccagcacaagcctttcaagggtcttcatgattacagaggtcagtgcaacaggcctgtagtcattaagaccagtaatccttggctttttgggtatgggaacaatagtggagactttgaaacaggcagggacagtgcaggtttgcagggactggttgaaaatgtctgtgtagacaccggtgccagttgttcggcacagagcttgagggtagagggggaaacattgtccggtcctggagatttcctgcTTTTCTAtcgtctgaaaagcctctccacctcctctatttttattgttgatgatggagaagtgggcagactgatgttgggcagcaaggaggggtgGGTAGTAGATAAGGGCTCAGTCTTTGCAAACTGCAGTCAGtctgtaagtgggtgtgaagtggtgattggggaggggtgggtggggaaaggtccagtctttgcaggggCCATCTTATCGAGCCGTATAAAATCATCAAGATTGGGTCTTACTCTCAGAACTAAGAACTGGGGggctgtttaaggtgagaggggaaagattcaataggaacctgaggggcaacctgttCACTCATTGAATGGTGGGTTTTTGAACCAGCTgctagaggaggcagttgaggcaggtatcagCCACACACCTGTACTGAACTGAACGGGATTTCAGGTGTGGCACCCAGTTTAGTGGTTGGGGCACTTGGGGGGCTGATGCCCCCACTATGTTGACAGACCCTCTGCTTCTCCCCAGGTGCAATGCAAGGCCATGATGGTCTTCTTTCATTACTGCGTGATGTCCAACTATTTCTGGCTGTTCATCGAGGGGCTCTACCTCTTCACCCTGCTGGTCGAGACCTTCTTTCCCGAGCGCCGATACTTCTACTGGTACATCCTCATTGGATGGGGTGAGTGTTCAGGAGAAGCAGAGTAATCGCTGTGTAGCCCACCTGAGGCACAGGGTGAGGTTGGACATGCCAGGACTTTATTcgttggagcagaggaggctgaagggtgatcttatagaggtgcataaaccaGAGCCTGAAGgagagcccgaaacgtcacctatccatgttctccagatgttgcctgacccactgagatattccagcactttgtgtctttctttgcttggagtgcaggcggatgagggcttttcttatagaggtgtctaagatcatgaggggaacagatagaacagacgcacagtcttttacctagagtaggggaatcaagaaccagaaccaggtttaaggtgagaggggaaagatttaataggaacctgaagggcaactttttcacagagagggtggtgggtgtatggaacgagcggcctgaggaggtagttgaggcaggtactaaaacaacgtttaaaagacatttggacagatacatgattggatagggacatgggccaaatgcgagcaacagcaatttaaaaaaaaaacagtagaatggaacagtaaagttagtccctggtgagatagg from Amblyraja radiata isolate CabotCenter1 chromosome 2, sAmbRad1.1.pri, whole genome shotgun sequence carries:
- the LOC116987285 gene encoding pituitary adenylate cyclase-activating polypeptide type I receptor-like isoform X4 yields the protein MNTWLIVAVLLPLADGFHLECIRHERERCMSKLREEDQTAFDCPGMWDNITCWPNADYGDVISVTCPGIFMMINTIDALGIIYRNCTYEGWSETFPHYYDACGVDENITEFEDQDPYYVSVKALYTVGYSTSLVSLVIAMIILCRFRKLHCTRNYIHMNLFVSFILRAISVFIKDAILYAEDEVYHCSISSVQCKAMMVFFHYCVMSNYFWLFIEGLYLFTLLVETFFPERRYFYWYILIGWGTPTICVTIWTVLRLHFDDSGCWDTNEHRALWWVIKGPVIASIMVNFILFIGIIFILVQKLQSPDMGGNESSIYLRLARSTLLLIPLFGIHYTVFAFYPEDVNTRERLVFELGLGSFQGFVVAVLYCFLNGEFLPKGAVRDQEKMEELEGEPVFCC